The window TGACCTAGGCCAGAGAGTAGCAGCCAGTGAGCTCCCATTCACCTGCAACTCTGGGAAAGTTTCTGCTCTATGAGTCTCAGCTGCAAAGGACTCCAACCTATGTACCAGCCTTTCAGGATTGGGGAGGGTACCTGAGGCCAGCCAGTCTGGGTGGGTCTGAGACCCACAGCCTGGAAGCCTGTGACCTGCCTCAGCCCCAGACTGACCCTCTTACAGGCAGGCCAGGCAGCCACCACTCACCCCACTGCAGCCCTGCCCCACTCCTGTCCAGGCCACACACCGCACCTGGCAATGGCTGTGCCAGTCAGGCATGGTGTCCCTCCACTCGCTGACCTCCTGCTGCACGGCACAGAGCTCCTGCTGCAGGAAATGCCACATGTTGGCCAGGTTACAGCCGTTGACCCAGTTATGGTTGATGGAGATAGTGTCCTCCTGGAAGGGGCAGGGTGGAGGCTGTCCCCACAAACCCACAGCAGGCActgtcccttcccccaccctgagGTCCTCCCAGTCCTCCTCAGCTGGGAAGGGCTCTCCCTCCTGTCTTCCTGGGGTGCCAGCAGGGAAGAGGGAACCGGATCTGGGATCACCTGAGTCCACAGCTAATCCAGAACAGGGCTCCCCAGGGGCCCTGGACAACCGCACTGTGTGAAGACTAGGAAAGTAatgtgggagggaggagatgggAGCTGGAAACCCTCAGCAGTGCTGTATGGAAACACGCCTACATTTGGGACCAGCCTCACCATGGCCTGCTGTCACATAGCCAGGCTCTCTGCAAGGGACAATCTGCCCACTGTGGAGCCAGGAGAGGCGGCACAGCCCTCTCTCCTCAGGAAGTACCTAGAAAGGTACCAAGGACAGGTTGGGGGGTAGTCAAAAGGGGGTCAGGACCAGACTGGTGAAACCTCATGGTGTGTCTCTCTGTCTGGCTGGGATACCACTCTGGCACACGGCAGGGTGTGCCGCCCTACCAGGTTGTGGACTTGGTGGTGCCACCCGCTGGGCACAAACAACATCTCTCCAGCCTCCTGTGTGACCTCCAGTGGTGGGTTGCAGTGCTCTAGCATAGGGTGCTGGTGGCTGTCCCAGAACTCGGGGGCAGTCACATCGTAAGGCAGGCCACCATGGCAATCCCTCAGGGCTTCTTCTTGCCCTGGTGGGAAAAGGAGCCACTTTTTCCTCCCGCAGATGTTGACTGACCAGCTGAAGGAACGGAAAATGTCGGCATGGAACGGCGACCTGTGAAGAGTCCCTGTTGGTGCCTCATGGTCTGGGTGTGGGCTTCGGTTCTTCCAGACAGACTGGTCACACTTAGAGGCCAGAGATCCCCTGCTCTCACAATGGTCTACGAGCCACAGCTGTGAACGAGACCTTCCCCACCCCAGAACATCCAGCAGGAGGGGCATGGGCTCTGGGCAGAGCtacaaaggaaagagagggaaggggcttGGAAGTGCCAGACCTGGCAGCTGACTGCATGGCTTGGCCAAGGGGAATTTCCCAGAGGTTCTAAGAGAGAGCCGACATGGTTCAGGAATGACCTGGGACAGGTGCAGGGCAGTGGGTGGAGTGGACACACAGTTACCAGGTGCCTGTGGGCCCCATGTAGATGAAGCGATAGTCGTCCACATCCAGAGCATCCCAGTACTCGTTGAGCCAGTCAGATGAGAAGTACACAGGCAGGGTGAACAAGCCCTTGGCAGAGAAGTCCCTTCAAAGAGCAAGCAGCATGAGAATGCAAACACCGCCATGCACACAAACCCAACGTGGTTACTGATGTGAGGTGACCTTCTGCAACCAGCACCAACTGCCAGACTGAGTGGGTCCTCCACAGACGACTCAGCCCTAGTCTGACCACAACTTCCAGTGACCTTAGCTGAGCTTGCCCAATAACTGACTCATGGAGATGAGATGGCTGTGGGGTGCTGTGACAGGGCCTAGAAGGCTCACGCAGGTAGCAGCCCAGGTACTCTGGGCCCCCCAGCACCAGCTCCAGGATTTCAGACTCTGGCTGAGCTGGGTTCTAATGACATCATCTGAATCACACTGATTTTCTGAAATGGTGGACCACTTGGGCATTTCCCCCCACAACAGTGACCTCAACTTTGCTGAGCAGACACAAGGCCACAGGCCCAGGCACAAGGACAGCCATGTACACCAAGGTCCTATTCACTGTCAGCCTTTTAAACACTCACTCCACTGGTGGATCCCACAGCCTAACCATGGGCTCCCAACACAGGAGCGTATTAAACCAGCCCAAGGGAGAACAACAGGCTGGAACAAACTTCATGTCATGTTACCCACACGTCGTGGTTGGTCAGAGGCCACAAGTAGAGCCCAGTACCACCATTCTACTTGGAGTTCCCCAAACACCATGCCTTTGTGCACTCACAGACCCTCATTCATCAGACCCTGCTCAGATAGACTTCCCATGCCTGCCTGGCTCTTTTCATTTTAGGGCTTGCTGGGGAAAATATAAGACACACTCAGTCAAGACCAAAACTTAAGTAAATGATAAAAAGTTTTTAGTATAGTATGCCCCCATGCAAAACTTGGGATATACTTACACCAAATAAACCCCACTCACTGTTTATCTGAAGTTCAGATCCACAGTGTCTTAGCGTTAGGGCCTATGGGTCCCTGAAGGCCAGGACCATCATCACACCTGAACCACTGTCTAACACAGAAAGCTTTATGCCAAACACGAAGAGGTGTGGCAGAAGCACCGAGGACATGCTGTGGGTGGGGGCTAGGGCTGGTGTGGCTCATGTACTTTAACACAGGTCTCAGGATCACATGAGCCTGAGCTGTcgtctttctttacttttttaagcCTTAGTTTCCACCTCAGCAAAACAAGAATTTGACTTGTGCACTGATTCATCCAACATTAATTGAGCACCTATGTGCCAGCTAGGGGAAATCTGACTCAGGTAAGTTCCTGCTGATGAAAAGCATGACCCAATGGGGAAATGGACACAAAACCAGAGGACCTCCACAGAAAGTGGGGATGGTGGTGAGCACGAGATTTTTCAGAGTAGCATGAGTTGAGCTCCACAAGTGGAAATGTGTGAGAGGAAGCAAAGAAAatcctctttaaagaagtgtgTTGCTCAGCAGTGATGGCAATTTTAAGCAGGTGGAATAATCTGCAGGAAAGAGCATTTGGATCTCAGTGAGCCTCGCAGTGGGGCGCAGCAACTTGAGGCAGGCAGCCAGTGAGGAGACTGGCACCACAACCTGCTGGACCTGGAGGAGGGGCACTGGAAACGGAGGCAGGCTCCAGGTGGCATCTGCCAGGAGGAATGAAGGTTGGGGGCTGCCAGTGAGATGGGGTGGAGCCTAAAACTCTGGGCAAATGTGACAAAGATGTAATAACCAGGGACCACCTCCACTTCCACCAATCCCATATTCCTCACAGCAGCCAAATGAATGCGAACCATGGATTGACCCCACTatcctgaaaatattaaaattcctaACTGAGGAAAAGATGAGATTCCCCCATGTGCTAAGATGAGGGTTCACTCGGGTCTGGAAAAAAGTGCACCACACCTTTACCTGCACACGTGCCAGTCTTTGAGGTAGAGACAGCCCCGTAGAGAGGAGTAGTCCCCCTGGATGAACTCTTTCCAGTAGGTGATGTAATCTCTGAGAGGCATGTGTTCTTTAGGGTTCGAGTTGAATTCTCGGACCCCGCAGTTTGCAACAGGTACAACTGCATCTCCTGAAACGGGAAGGTCAGGCATAGACTTTTCTGAGTCCTCCAGCTTGTCCATTTTTCCTGACCTTGTCCACCCTCCAACTCATTGCGACACCTCCCCGCAAACCACGGCGACTGCTCTCCCGTGCGCCCTCTGCAGTGGGGCCTAAGAGCATCTGGAAGGACGAGAATCAGAGGACGCTGCTGCGGTCCTGCGCTCGGCCTTACCGTAATTCTGAAGCAGATAATCGAAGTTGGGCTTCCCACTGGATGTCACCCAGTGCTTCCTGCTGCCCCAGCCCTCGGTGAAGGCGCTGGAGAAAACACAAGGCACGTTGGGGAGCAGGTAGCCTTTGAAGAAGTCTGTGTAGGAGAAGGAGTCCGGTTTCTCGATAAAGTCCACGCGACCCGGGGACGTGCCGACGTTGCTGGGTAGATGCCTTTGGAGGCGCCTGAAGTGGTTCTCCGCGAACGTGCGCGTCTCCCTGTCCATGTGGCGCCGGGCCCCGCGTCCCG is drawn from Saccopteryx leptura isolate mSacLep1 chromosome 1, mSacLep1_pri_phased_curated, whole genome shotgun sequence and contains these coding sequences:
- the JMJD4 gene encoding 2-oxoglutarate and iron-dependent oxygenase JMJD4 isoform X3, with the protein product MQLYLLQTAGSENSTRTLKNTCLSEITSPTGKSSSRGTTPLYGAVSTSKTGTCAGTSLPRACSPCLCTSHLTGSTSTGMLWMWTTIASSTWGPQAPGNCVSTPPTALHLSQLCPEPMPLLLDVLGWGRSRSQLWLVDHCESRGSLASKCDQSVWKNRSPHPDHEAPTGTLHRSPFHADIFRSFSWSVNICGRKKWLLFPPGQEEALRDCHGGLPYDVTAPEFWDSHQHPMLEHCNPPLEVTQEAGEMLFVPSGWHHQVHNLEDTISINHNWVNGCNLANMWHFLQQELCAVQQEVSEWRDTMPDWHSHCQVIMKSCSGINFEEFYCFLKIIAERRLLLAKKIGSSELECGEGSGLGPQQVIFDIGRIAEVLASVVVNPDFQRVDTSIFSLQPEDLLQQLKDVLAAMESV
- the JMJD4 gene encoding 2-oxoglutarate and iron-dependent oxygenase JMJD4 isoform X5, which produces MDRETRTFAENHFRRLQRHLPSNVGTSPGRVDFIEKPDSFSYTDFFKGYLLPNVPCVFSSAFTEGWGSRKHWVTSSGKPNFDYLLQNYGDAVVPVANCGVREFNSNPKEHMPLRDYITYWKEFIQGDYSSLRGCLYLKDWHVCRDFSAKGLFTLPVYFSSDWLNEYWDALDVDDYRFIYMGPTGTWSPFHADIFRSFSWSVNICGRKKWLLFPPGQEEALRDCHGGLPYDVTAPEFWDSHQHPMLEHCNPPLEVTQEAGEMLFVPSGWHHQVHNLVIMKSCSGINFEEFYCFLKIIAERRLLLAKKIGSSELECGEGSGLGPQQVIFDIGRIAEVLASVVVNPDFQRVDTSIFSLQPEDLLQQLKDVLAAMESV
- the JMJD4 gene encoding 2-oxoglutarate and iron-dependent oxygenase JMJD4 isoform X4, producing MDRETRTFAENHFRRLQRHLPSNVGTSPGRVDFIEKPDSFSYTDFFKGYLLPNVPCVFSSAFTEGWGSRKHWVTSSGKPNFDYLLQNYGDAVVPVANCGVREFNSNPKEHMPLRDYITYWKEFIQGDYSSLRGCLYLKDWHVCRDFSAKGLFTLPVYFSSDWLNEYWDALDVDDYRFIYMGPTGTWSPFHADIFRSFSWSVNICGRKKWLLFPPGQEEALRDCHGGLPYDVTAPEFWDSHQHPMLEHCNPPLEVTQEAGEMLFVPSGWHHQVHNLQELCAVQQEVSEWRDTMPDWHSHCQVIMKSCSGINFEEFYCFLKIIAERRLLLAKKIGSSELECGEGSGLGPQQVIFDIGRIAEVLASVVVNPDFQRVDTSIFSLQPEDLLQQLKDVLAAMESV
- the JMJD4 gene encoding 2-oxoglutarate and iron-dependent oxygenase JMJD4 isoform X2; amino-acid sequence: MDRETRTFAENHFRRLQRHLPSNVGTSPGRVDFIEKPDSFSYTDFFKGYLLPNVPCVFSSAFTEGWGSRKHWVTSSGKPNFDYLLQNYGDAVVPVANCGVREFNSNPKEHMPLRDYITYWKEFIQGDYSSLRGCLYLKDWHVCRDFSAKGLFTLPVYFSSDWLNEYWDALDVDDYRFIYMGPTGTCWSVNICGRKKWLLFPPGQEEALRDCHGGLPYDVTAPEFWDSHQHPMLEHCNPPLEVTQEAGEMLFVPSGWHHQVHNLEDTISINHNWVNGCNLANMWHFLQQELCAVQQEVSEWRDTMPDWHSHCQVIMKSCSGINFEEFYCFLKIIAERRLLLAKKIGSSELECGEGSGLGPQQVIFDIGRIAEVLASVVVNPDFQRVDTSIFSLQPEDLLQQLKDVLAAMESV
- the JMJD4 gene encoding 2-oxoglutarate and iron-dependent oxygenase JMJD4 isoform X1, translating into MDRETRTFAENHFRRLQRHLPSNVGTSPGRVDFIEKPDSFSYTDFFKGYLLPNVPCVFSSAFTEGWGSRKHWVTSSGKPNFDYLLQNYGDAVVPVANCGVREFNSNPKEHMPLRDYITYWKEFIQGDYSSLRGCLYLKDWHVCRDFSAKGLFTLPVYFSSDWLNEYWDALDVDDYRFIYMGPTGTWSPFHADIFRSFSWSVNICGRKKWLLFPPGQEEALRDCHGGLPYDVTAPEFWDSHQHPMLEHCNPPLEVTQEAGEMLFVPSGWHHQVHNLEDTISINHNWVNGCNLANMWHFLQQELCAVQQEVSEWRDTMPDWHSHCQVIMKSCSGINFEEFYCFLKIIAERRLLLAKKIGSSELECGEGSGLGPQQVIFDIGRIAEVLASVVVNPDFQRVDTSIFSLQPEDLLQQLKDVLAAMESV